A region of bacterium DNA encodes the following proteins:
- a CDS encoding DUF3467 domain-containing protein: MSDEPRGQRPAGAPEMTVKISEEMQRGVYANRMIVAHSAEEFVIDFVADLPPGPQIVARVVTAPAHLHAFAAALAENLQRYEDAYGPVRRASSPQTPPFSA; the protein is encoded by the coding sequence ATGAGCGACGAACCGCGCGGACAGCGGCCGGCCGGCGCGCCGGAGATGACGGTGAAGATCTCGGAGGAGATGCAGCGCGGCGTCTACGCCAACCGGATGATCGTCGCCCACAGCGCCGAGGAGTTCGTGATCGACTTCGTCGCCGACCTCCCCCCCGGCCCGCAGATCGTCGCCCGCGTCGTCACCGCCCCCGCGCACCTCCACGCCTTCGCCGCGGCCCTCGCCGAGAACCTCCAGCGCTACGAGGACGCCTACGGCCCCGTCCGCCGCGCCTCGTCGCCCCAGACCCCTCCCTTCAGCGCGTAG